AAACCCAAATTCTTAAAAGGTAAAAACAAAGCCGACCTAGCTCCCACTACTAAAAGAGCTTTTGAATTTGCTAAATCTTGCAAACATTCTTGCTTTTTTTTCTTAGTAATTTTAGAATGCCACAAGAAAAAATGCTCGCCAAAATACACTTTTAATCTTTTTTGCATTTGTGGAGTTAGAGCGATTTCTGGCATTAAAAGCAAAACTTGCTTTCCTTGCTCTAAATATTCTTTTATCAAGCTAATATAAATTTCAGTTTTACCACTTCCTGTATCACCAAATAGCAAACTAGTTTGTTTAGTTTTTATAAATTCCAAAGCCTCTTGCTGGTTTTTACTTAAACTAGGTACTTTTTCTATATGAATTTTTTCATTTTTATACTCTTTAATGCTTTCAAACATACCTAAAACAAAAGCTATTTTACTAGCATAATAATAAGCAATAAATTGAGCAAGTTCGTATTGATATTGCGTTAGTTTAAAACCTGTTTTTTCCTTTATAGCTTGGGTTTTAAAATCAGGCTTTGAACATTTTTGCAAAATTATAGCTTTGAGATTTTTTTTCCTTGCAAGATCAACTATTACCTCATCTAAAATTTCAAATTCTTCTTCACTTTCATAAGTTAAGGTGTCTAAATAATATCCTTTAATAGCAAGTTGATAAAAATTCAAAACCCATAATCCTTACAATTTAAACTCACACATTCTAAAAAAACTTTTTCACTATTATAAGAAAAATCTATGTAATTTTTAGAATTTATAAAAAATCTATATTGAGTATTTGCTATTTTCATCCACGATTTTTTAGATGAAATGATTGGTTTTTCTAAAACGCTGTAAGTGCATTGTTTTGTATTTTTATAATTTTGAGAATGATAACATACAAATAATTTTTGATTTTCACTATTTATCAAAGCTTCATCTAAAATTGCTGGAAAATCCTTACTTTCTTTAAATAAAAACTGATTTCTAAGTAAAGACAAAGAAGCATTGATAAGCTCCACCTCACTTTTTACTTGAATGAGTTTAGCATCATTTTTTCCAAAAGAAAAATACGGATAAGCAATTACGCTAAGAATAGCAATAATCATCATACAAAAAACAAGCTCTATCAAAGTAAAAGCTTTTTTTGTTTGCATTTATTTTATTTCTTCATCGATAGTATTGATAAGTTTATTGAGTTCTTTTTTTAAGATATAGTTTTCGTAGCTAAGTTTTACAAAAGCATTAATGAAATTTGCAAGCTCTATCTTGCCTGTGCCTCCAGAAATTAAAGCAATTTCATCTTCAAGATGATTTGCAAATTCATTACTGCATGTTACAACAAAGTCTTTTGCATAGACATTAATTGTAACTTTTCTTTGGTTATTGTTTGCCAAGAACTGCCTCTATTTTTTTGATCACATCTTCGCTTTCAATATTTTTATTTTTAAGCTCTTCTTCTAAACGTGCGATTTGATTATTTTTAGCTTCATTTTGTGCTTTTACACTTACCAATTCATTTCTTAAATTTTCATTTATTTCACATACTTCATTATATTTAGCCAAAAGCTCATTTACTTTATCTGTCATTGTGTTGATTATTCTTTCATCATACATATTTTCTTGCCTTTATTGATTTTATATTTAGAGTATTTTAAACACATAATTGTAACAAAAAAAAATTTAATTTTGCATAGCTTTTTGTTTTAAAATTTAAATTTTTACAAAAAATTTTGTGTAAAATTAGCAAAAATACAAGTTAGGAAAATTTATGTTTGAACTTACTAGTGATTTTAAGCCAAGTCCTGATCAAAAACAAGCCATTGATGGTATAGTAAAAAGCATTAAAGCGGGTAATAAATACCAAACCTTGCTAGGTGTTACAGGTAGTGGAAAAACTTTCACTATGGCAAATATCATTAAAAACTTAAACATGCCTACTCTTATCATGAGTCACAATAAAAGCTTATGCGCGCAACTTTATAGTGAATTTAAAGGTTTTTTTGCAAATAATCATGTGGAGTATTTTATAAGCTATTATGATTATTATCAACCAGAAGCTTATATACCAAGAACAGATGTTTTTATAGAAAAAGATAGTTCTACTAATGAAGATTTAGAAAGATTAAGACTTAGTGCAAGTGCTTCGCTTTTAAGTTATGATGATGTTATTTGTATAGCTAGTGTTTCGGCAAATTATGGTTTGGGAAATCCAAGTGAGTATGTAGGTATGGTTTTGATTTTAGAGCTTAATATGCAAATAAATCAAAAAGAACTTTTAAAAAAACTTGTAGACATGGGTTATAAACGCAATGATAATTTCTTTGATAGGGCTGATTTTAGAGTTAATGGAGATATAGTAGATATATATCCAGCTTATTATGAGGATGAAGCTATTAGGCTTGAGTTTTTTGGCGATGAGCTTGAGGCGATGTATCATTATAATGTCTTAGAAAATAAAAAAGGTAAAGATTTAAAAAAATTCATACTTTACCCAACCAGTCAATTTAGCGTAGGTGAGGCTAGGCTTAAAGAGGCTATAAAAGGTATAAAAGCTGAATTAAATGAACGCCTTGCTTATTTTGAAAATGAAAATAAACTCGTAGAAGCACAAAGGTTAAAACAAAGAGTAGAATTTGACCTTGAAATGCTTCAAAGCACTGGAATGTGTAAAGGAGTTGAAAATTATGCTTTGCATTTAACAGGGCTTAAGAGCGGCGATACACCTTATACGCTTTTTGATTATTTTGCTATTAAAAACCAAGACTTTTTAGTCATTGTAGATGAATCTCATGTATCTTTACCACAATTTCGTGGGATGTTTGCAGGGGATAGAAGCAGAAAGCAAACTTTGGTTGATTATGGTTTTCGTTTGCCAAGTGCCTTAGATAATAGACCTTTGATGTTTGATGAATTTATTAATAAAAATTGTAAATTTTTATTTGTTTCAGCCACACCTGCGCCTTTAGAGTTAGAATTAAGCAAAGAAAATATTTTTTATCAAATCATGCGTCCAACAGGGCTTTTAGATCCTAAAATAGAAATCAAAGATAGTGAAAATCAAGTAGAAATTTTATACGATGAAGCTAAAAAAGTTATAGAGCATAATGAAAGAGTTTTAATAACCGTTTTAACTAAAAAAATGGCCGAAGAGCTTAGTAAATACTACTTAGAACTTGGCTTAAAAGTAAAATACATGCATTCAGAAATTGACGCAATAGAGCGTAATGAAATCATCCGTGGTTTAAGAAGTGGTGCTTTTGATATTTTAATCGGGATTAATCTTTTAAGAGAAGGACTTGACTTGCCTGAAGTTTCTCTTATAGCGATTATGGATGCAGATAAAGAAGGCTTTTTAAGAAGTACCACTGCACTCATTCAAACGATGGGACGTGCTGCTAGAAATGTCAATGGAAAAGTTTTACTTTTTGCCAAAAAAATCACAAAATCTATGCAAGAAGCTATCGATACTACTAATAAAAGAAGGGCTTTACAAGAAGCTTATAATAAAAAACACAACATCACACCAACCTCAGTAAAAAGAAACATAGAAGAAAGTTTAAAACATGAACTTGAGCAAGGAGAAATTTATCGTAAAGGCAAAGAACTTGAAAAAATGCCTGCAAAAGAACGCGCCAAAATAGTAAAAGAATTAAGAAAACAAATGTTAGAAGCAGCTAAAAATCTTGAATTTGAAAAAGCGGCAATGCTTAGAGATGAGATTAATAAATTAAGAACTTTATAAACTCTTATTATTTAAGATTATTTTCATAATATTTTTAATAAACTAAAAATAAATAATAAATTTAAAGTGAAACTATGCTCAAATTTCTTTTGCTTGCCATGTCAATATTTTCTTTCTATGCATGCTCTAATCCAAATGACAAATTTGATGCAATGGGAATTTTTGAAAGTGATGAGATAATTGTCTCTAGTGAAATACAGGGAAAAATTTTAGAATTTAATATCCAAGAAGGACAAAAACTACAAAAAGACCAGATAATAGGAAAAGTAGATAGTGTTTCTTTGGAGTTAAAAAAGAAAGAACTTTATCATATTATTGAAGCGTTAAAACTACAAAAACTAGATATAAAAAACCAACTCTCACCTTTATTTCAGCAACTCAAAGATACCTTAGTAGATAAAAAACGCTATTATACACTTTTGAAAAATGAGGCAATTTCTCAAAAGGAATATGATGATATTAATGCAAAATATTCATTATTAGAAAAAGAAATCAATGCCAAAAAAGAAAATCTAACTCTTAAAAATGCTTCTATAGATGAACAAATTCAAACTGCATTGACCCAAATTGCTATCTTAGAAGATAGTATTGCCAAAAGCTTTATAAGATCTCCTATTTATGGCACTGTTTTAGAAAAGTATGCTTTTGCTGGAGAATTAAGTAAAAATCAAGCATTATTTAAAATAGCAGATTTATCAAACCTATATCTTAAAGCTTATATTATCAATCAAGATTACAACAAAATAAAGCTCAAAGATAAAGTTAAAATAATTTCTGACACGGGTAAAAATTACCAAGGCGTTGTATCTTATATTTCACAAAAAGCTGAATTTACACCAAAGACCATCATGAGTAAAGACGAGAGAGAAAATCTTGTTTATATGATAAAAATAAATGTCAAAAATGATGGTTATTTAAAAATCGGAACCTATGCCGAAGTACATTTTTACCATGATTGAAGTTAAAAATCTTTACAAAAGTTACAATAATAAGAAAGTTCTAAGTGATATTAATTTTAATCTAAATGATGGTGAAATTTTAGGCATTATTGGAGCAGATGGATCTGGCAAAAGTACTTTGTTAAAAATTTTAAGCACTCTTGTATTGCCCGATACAACAAAAACTAAAATTTATGAATATAATCTAGTAAAAGACTATCAACAAATTCGAAAAATAATAGCCTATATGAGTCCTTGTTTTAGCCTCTATGGCGATCTTAGTATAGATGAAAATATAGATTTTTTTGCCAAAATTCACTCTTGTAATTGGAAAGAAAATTTACAAGAAATATTACCTATATATCAGCAATTGCAACAAGTAAAAAATAGAAAAGCAAGCGCTCTTTCTGGAGGAATGAAGCAAAAGCTAGCTCTATGCTGTGCTCTCATTCACAAACCAAAACTTTTAATACTAGATGAACCTACAACTGGAGTGGATCCTTGTTCAAGAAAAGATTTTTGGGATATATTATTGTCTTTAAACAAAAGTATTATCATAACAAGTTCTTATATGGATGAAATTGCAAGATCAGATAAAATCGCTTTTATACAAAATGGTAAATTTATAAGATTAGACAAGCCAAAAACACTATGTGAAAATATTCAATCAGGAATTTATGCTCTAGAAGGAATAAAAATCAAAAATATTATGACAATTTTAAAAAATGATGATAATGTAAAAAATTTTTATGCTTTTAAAGAAAATATTCATATTGTTTTTAAAGAACATACTAATACTTCTAAATGGTTATCTATAATAGAAAAAAAATGCAATCAAAAACTTTCCTTATATAAAACCAATGCAAATCTTGAAGATTGTTTTATGGAATTAAACCATGGATAGTGTTATAAAAACTTCTAATCTTTGTAAATATTTTGGAACCTTTAAAGCAGTAGATGATCTAAATTTTGAAGTTCACAAAGGAGAAATATTTGCCTTTTTAGGAGCCAATGGAGCAGGAAAAACCGCTGCTATAAAAATGCTTTGTGGTTTGAGTTTACCAACAAGTGGAAATGCTTTTATTGGCGGATATGATGTATATAAAGATAGTGAAAAAATCAAACAAAATATAGGTTATATGAGTCAAAAATTTTCGCTTTATGAGGATCTAAGTGTTTTTGAAAATATAGAATTATTTGGCACAATATATGGTTTAAGCACTAAAACAATAAGAGAAAACGGAGACTCATTATTAAATTTTTTAAATATATATGCTTATAAAAACAAGATTGTAAAAGATCTATCTTTAGGTTTTAAACAAAAGCTAGCCTTTTGCGTAGCAACTTTACACAAGCCAAAGATTATTTTTTTAGATGAACCCACAAGTGGTGTAGATCCAAAAACAAGAAGGGATTTTTGGGAACTTATTTACAAAGCAAGCAATGAAAATATTTCTATTTTTATCACAACACACTATATGGATGAAGCAGAATATTGCGATAGAGTAAGTATTATGATAGATGGCAAAATCAAAATTTTAGATACTCCCAAAAATTTAAAAAGAACATATAATGCTAAAGATATACAAGAAGTATTTTTTCAATTAGCAAAAGAAGCAAAAAGATCTTAATATGAATATTTTTCTAGCTATTGTTAAAAAAGAGAGTTTGCATATTATAAGAGATAAAAGGACTATGTTGATAGTATTTTTCATGCCTATAGTGCAAATTTTACTCTTTGGTTTTGCACTTAGCATGGAAGTAAACCATATAAAATTTAGCATTTTAAATTTATCAAAAGATAATACTAGTAAACAAATATCTCAAACACTAATAAATAATCCTTATTTTGAATTTATACAAACTTACCACGACATTAAACAAATGCAAGATGATTTTAAAAACTCTAAAATAGATATGACTCTTATATTTGATCATAATTTTGCAAAAAATCAAATAATTCAAATTGCAATTGATGCAAGTGATCCTAATAGGGCTAGCATTATCAATGCTTATATTGAAAATATTTTATTAGAACAACTTGATGTACAAAATTTCAATATACGTTTTTTATATAATCCTAGTTCTAAAAGTCAATATGTATTTATACCTGGACTAATGGGTATGATTTTAATGTTAATTTGCGCGATGATGACTAGCATATCCATAGTGCGCGAAAAAGAAAATCAAACCATGCAAATGCTACTTAGTGCCCCAATAAGACCTTTTATAATTATATTTGCAAAAATGTTGCCGTATTTTTTTATTTCTAATATTAGCTTATTTATTATTTTGTTGTTATCGGTTTTTGTTTTAAATATACATATTCAAGGAAATCTTTTTATCTTGCTTTGTTTTTGTATGTTATACATTTTTCTAGCTTTAAGCATAGGGCTTTTTGTATCATGTATAACAAAAACACAAGCAAGCGCTATGTTAATATGTGGAATGGTATTTTTAATCCCTATAATTTTACTTTCAGGTATGATATTTCCCACTGAAAGCATGCCAAAAATTCTAGAATTTTTCACCCATTTGATCCCTGCAAAATGGTTTATCATAGGCATTAAAAAAATTATGTTTATGGATGTTAGTTTAAGCTTTTTATTAAAAGAACTTATTATTTTATTGTCGATGAGTTTTATTTTCCTATTTGCAAGCATTAAAAAATTTAAAGATAGGATTGAATAATGCTGTTAAAAGCTTTATTAAAAAAGGAATTTTTACAATTTAAACGTAATAAATTTTTACCACGATTGGTTTTGATTTATCCTTTAGTTCTAATACTTATTATGCCATGGGCAACAAATCTTGAAGTTAAAAATATCAATATAGCAGTAATTGACTGGGATAAAAGTCAGAGTACTAAAAATATAATAAATACTATTGCTAATAACAAATATTTTGACAAAATATACACATTTTCCACGTACCAAGATGCTAAAAAATGTATAGAAAATAACATTTGTGATGCAATATTAGAATTTAACTCAAATTTTGAGCACGATTTTTTCAAAGAAAACAAATTAAATTTATCTCTTTATATTAATGCTATAAATGGAGTAAAAGCCAATATAAGCTTAATCTATATAAATAAAATCATCACTTCAAGCTTAAATTTAAAACAAGACAAAATTAATATCTTAAGCAATTTCAAATTTAATCCAAATCTTAATTACCAACATTATATGATTCCTGCTTTAAGCACTATAGTACTCACTTTACTTTGTGGTTTTTTACCCGCAATTAACATTGTAAGTGAAAAAGAAAAGGGAAATATTGAACAAATAAATGTTAGTCCTATTTCTAAATTTAATTTTATACTAGCCAAGCTCATTATGTACTGGATAATTGGTATAGTTGCCTTTAGTATATGTCTTTTGGTTTCATTTTTTATTTATGATTTGTATCCTAAAAGCAATGTATTGCTACTATGCGCTGTGGTGTTTATTTATATTTTGGCTATTTCTGGATTTGGGATTATCATTTCTAACTATTCCAATACCATAGCACAAGCTATGTTTGTAATTTTTTTCTTCATGATGATTTTTATATTAATGAGTGGACTTTTTACTTCTATACTTTCTATGCCAAAGTGGGCTTATGCTTTAAGCCATCTAAATCCATTAAAATACTTTATAGAATCTTTAAGAATGATTTTTCTAAAAGAAGTTGATATAACAAATTTATATTCTAATTTTATAATACTTGGTATATTTGCGATTATATTTAACTGTTTTGCTATAATAAGTTACAAAAAAAGAAGCTAAAAGCCTTAAAAAGGCTTTTATTTATTTGCTCTTTCTATATATTCTCCACGCACAGTATCAACGCGAATCACTTCCCCTTCTAGCACATGAAAAGGAATTTGTACTACTGCACCTGTTTCTAAAGTAGCTGGTTTTTTGTTTGAGCCTTGAGTGTCACCTTTGAAATTTGGTGCTGTTTCGATAATTTTAAGCTCCATTACTTGAGGCACTTCCACACCGATTGCTTTTCCATTGTGGAATAAAACATCCACCATAGTTCCATCAAGCATCCATTTTTTAGCTTCACCCACATCTTCATCGCTAATTGCAACTTGCTCATAAGTTTGAGTATCCATAAATTGACAATTTTCACCATCATCGTATAGATATTGCATTTGTTTTTCTTCTAAATTTGGAGATTCACATTTATCTCCTGCATGGAAAGTTTTTTCTAAAACCTTACCATCGATAAAAGATTTAATTTTAATACGTACAAAAGCAGGACCTTTTCCTGGTTTTACGTGTTGATATTCTACGATTTTAAAAGGAATACCATCAATTTCTATTTTTAAACCTTTTTTTAAATCTCCCATTCCATAAGAAGCCATATATTTTCCTTAATTTTAAAATTAAAAAATAATTGTAACAATTAAGGCTTATAAAAAGCCTTAAATTTCTGCATATTCTGCAAAAATACAAGCATCAACAGCTCTTAATTCTTCAAGCAAAGCTTTTGAAATTTTTGCATCAAGTAAAATCACAGCTAAAGCTTTTCCAAAGCCATTTCTACCAAGTCTAAAATCAGCTATATTAACATTATTTTTAGCTAAAATTCCGCTAACATTAGCAATAACTCCTGGTATATCATTGTTATTTAAAATTATCATTTTCCCTTTTGGTTTAAAATCTACATCAAAACCATTTAACTCTACTATCCTTTGTTCATTTTCACCAAAAATAGTCCCTGAGATAGAAAGGTTAGAATTATCTGTAATTACCTTTATGGTGATTTTGTTACTATAACCACTACTTGGTAAAATACAAGATGAAAGTTCCACACCCTTGTCTTTAGCTACAAAATGTGCGTTGATATAATTAATATTTTCACCTAAAATTCCTCTTAAAACACTCACTGTTGCAAAAGTTAGCAAAGACTCATTATACTCACTAATTTGTCCTTCACTTTCAAGTTTAATAGCTTTAATAGGAGTTTTATCAAGCTGAGCAGCCAAAAAGCCCATTTTAGAAATAAGCTCAATATAAGGTGCTACAAAACTTGGCAAATCTTCAGTTTTAATTGGTAAATTTAAAGCATTAGGATAAGAAATTCCTCTTGCAGCATTTAAAGCTTGCTCGCATGCTTGGATAGCTATATTTTCTTGACTTTCTAAAGTATTTGCACCAAGATGAGAAGTAACAGAAACATTTTCGAAATCTAAAAATGGATGATTAGTTGCAGGTTCTTTGTTAAACACATCGATACCAAGCCAAGCTATTTTACCACTTTTTAATCCCTCACACAAAGCATCTTCATTATAAAGACCACCTCTAGCACAATTTATCAATCTTACGCCATCTTTCATTTTAGAAATTTCTTCAAAAGAAATCATATCTGTTGTTTCTTTTGTTTTTGGTGTATGTATAGTAATAAAATCACTTTGAGTTAAAATTGTATCTAAAGAATTCACGCACTCAATACCCAAATCAGTCATTTTAGAAGCTACCACATAAGGATCATAAGCTATAACTTTCATACCAAAAGCTTTTGCGCGTACAGCTACTCTTGAACCTATATTACCAAAACCTATAACCCCTAAAGTTTTGTTCATAAGTTCAACACCATACCATTTTTCTCTTTCCCATCTTCTTTGTATTTTTAAAAAATTATGAGCATTTACAAAAGATCTTGCAGAGCATAATAGGTGATTCATAGTAAGTTCAACTGCTGCTATGGTATTAGCCGTTGGCACATTCATAACTATAATGCCTTTTTTAGAGCATTCATCTATATCAACATTATCAACTCCAACGCCTGCTCTAACTAAGGCTTTTAAATTAGAACATGCATTGATAAATTTCAAATCCACATCTGTTGAACTTCTAGTAATAGCTACATCCACATCACTTAATTTTGTTAAAAGCTCATCTTTAGGTAAATGCGCTGCTTCAATAAGTTCTACATCATCAGCTTTTCTTAAAAGCTCCACACCCTTGTCTAATATTGCATCACATACAATAATTTTTTTCATAACCAAACCTCCTTTAATTTTGCATTTATGTTGTAAATTTTTAATTTGTCGATCAGTGCGTTTAAAACTTTTTCATTATTTATATCTAAATAAATTGCCACTTCATCTTTGCTTTGTGTTAAAGTGTATTTGATAAAAAAAGAATGCAAAGTTTGCTTTAAACAAAACATAGAATAAACATCGTTTTTATTTACATCGAGCATATAGAATTTTTGTTTTGGTTTTACTACAGAATCATCCATATTAAAACTCATATAAAATTCATTCGCTGCTGGAGAAAAATCATTAACTTTAAGATTTGAAAGTTTATCTTGCCAAGTTTGTGGCAATTCTTTTTTTATTTCATCAAAAGAATATTTAACATTTTGTGAGATAGGTAAATTTCCAACACTTACATATCTCACCATAAAAACAAAAGCAACAATCAAAACTAGGCTTAAAAAGCCTAAAATACCATAAAGGGTATATTTTTTCATTTGTTATTATGAAAGTTGATCTTTGATAATATCACCTAAAGTTACTTTATCATTATCATTGATTTCATTTAACGCTTCTCTTTCTTTCATTCTTGCAAGACTTTTTACGCTTAAACGAATTCTATTTTTCTTTTCATCAATGAAAACAATTAAAGCTTCTATTGTATCGCCTACTTTTAAACTTGAAAAATCAATATTACCCAAATCTTCTTTGTGAATTAGTGCATCAACGCCCTCTTCAAGCTCAACAAAAACTCCAAAATCCTTAATATCTCTAATTTTTCCTGAGATAATATCATTTACTTGGTGTTTTTGTGCATAAACCTGCACAGGACTTTTTTGCAATTCTTTAGTGCTTAAAGAAATTTTTTGATTTTCTTTGTCAAGCTTGATGATTTTAACTTCTATAACATCACCAACTTTATACATATCTTTGCATTTATCGTTTCTATTCCATGAAGCGTCTTCATTATGCAATAAACCTTCTAAGTTTGCAATTTTTACAAAGGCACCAAAATTAGTCACAGAAGTAACACTACCTTTTACCACATCACCTACTTTATGTGATTTTAAAAACTCATCAAAAGGTTTTGCTAATAAATTTTTTAAAGAAACTCTAAGTCTTCTTTCTTTAGCATTAATCTCAATTACTTCCACATCAAGCTCTTGGCCTTCACTAATATAATCTTTTGGATTTTTAGCATTTTTATCCCAAGAAATTTCACTTATATGTAAAAATCCTTCTATATCATTTCCCAAATCAACAAAAGCACCATATGGCTCTATATTTGAAACTGTAACCTTAATAGTGTCACCAACCTCTAAACCATCTTTAATTTCATCCCAAGGATCAGGCATAGCAAGTTTGATAGATAAAGAAAGATGTTTTTTATCTTTATCATATTTAATCACTTTTACAGGAACCTTATCACCCTCATTATATAATGAACTAGGATTTACCGGTCCTTTATAAGAAATTTCACTATAGTGAACCAAACCATCAACACCGCCTACATCAACAAACATACCATAGGTGGTGATTTTTTTAACAATACCTTCTATGATTTCTTCTTGATTTAACACATTTGAGATAATCTCTTTGCGTTTTTTTCT
The Campylobacter sp. CNRCH_2014_0184h DNA segment above includes these coding regions:
- a CDS encoding type II secretion system protein, translated to MQTKKAFTLIELVFCMMIIAILSVIAYPYFSFGKNDAKLIQVKSEVELINASLSLLRNQFLFKESKDFPAILDEALINSENQKLFVCYHSQNYKNTKQCTYSVLEKPIISSKKSWMKIANTQYRFFINSKNYIDFSYNSEKVFLECVSLNCKDYGF
- the uvrB gene encoding excinuclease ABC subunit UvrB, with protein sequence MFELTSDFKPSPDQKQAIDGIVKSIKAGNKYQTLLGVTGSGKTFTMANIIKNLNMPTLIMSHNKSLCAQLYSEFKGFFANNHVEYFISYYDYYQPEAYIPRTDVFIEKDSSTNEDLERLRLSASASLLSYDDVICIASVSANYGLGNPSEYVGMVLILELNMQINQKELLKKLVDMGYKRNDNFFDRADFRVNGDIVDIYPAYYEDEAIRLEFFGDELEAMYHYNVLENKKGKDLKKFILYPTSQFSVGEARLKEAIKGIKAELNERLAYFENENKLVEAQRLKQRVEFDLEMLQSTGMCKGVENYALHLTGLKSGDTPYTLFDYFAIKNQDFLVIVDESHVSLPQFRGMFAGDRSRKQTLVDYGFRLPSALDNRPLMFDEFINKNCKFLFVSATPAPLELELSKENIFYQIMRPTGLLDPKIEIKDSENQVEILYDEAKKVIEHNERVLITVLTKKMAEELSKYYLELGLKVKYMHSEIDAIERNEIIRGLRSGAFDILIGINLLREGLDLPEVSLIAIMDADKEGFLRSTTALIQTMGRAARNVNGKVLLFAKKITKSMQEAIDTTNKRRALQEAYNKKHNITPTSVKRNIEESLKHELEQGEIYRKGKELEKMPAKERAKIVKELRKQMLEAAKNLEFEKAAMLRDEINKLRTL
- a CDS encoding HlyD family secretion protein, translated to MLKFLLLAMSIFSFYACSNPNDKFDAMGIFESDEIIVSSEIQGKILEFNIQEGQKLQKDQIIGKVDSVSLELKKKELYHIIEALKLQKLDIKNQLSPLFQQLKDTLVDKKRYYTLLKNEAISQKEYDDINAKYSLLEKEINAKKENLTLKNASIDEQIQTALTQIAILEDSIAKSFIRSPIYGTVLEKYAFAGELSKNQALFKIADLSNLYLKAYIINQDYNKIKLKDKVKIISDTGKNYQGVVSYISQKAEFTPKTIMSKDERENLVYMIKINVKNDGYLKIGTYAEVHFYHD
- a CDS encoding ABC transporter ATP-binding protein, with translation MIEVKNLYKSYNNKKVLSDINFNLNDGEILGIIGADGSGKSTLLKILSTLVLPDTTKTKIYEYNLVKDYQQIRKIIAYMSPCFSLYGDLSIDENIDFFAKIHSCNWKENLQEILPIYQQLQQVKNRKASALSGGMKQKLALCCALIHKPKLLILDEPTTGVDPCSRKDFWDILLSLNKSIIITSSYMDEIARSDKIAFIQNGKFIRLDKPKTLCENIQSGIYALEGIKIKNIMTILKNDDNVKNFYAFKENIHIVFKEHTNTSKWLSIIEKKCNQKLSLYKTNANLEDCFMELNHG
- a CDS encoding ABC transporter ATP-binding protein codes for the protein MDSVIKTSNLCKYFGTFKAVDDLNFEVHKGEIFAFLGANGAGKTAAIKMLCGLSLPTSGNAFIGGYDVYKDSEKIKQNIGYMSQKFSLYEDLSVFENIELFGTIYGLSTKTIRENGDSLLNFLNIYAYKNKIVKDLSLGFKQKLAFCVATLHKPKIIFLDEPTSGVDPKTRRDFWELIYKASNENISIFITTHYMDEAEYCDRVSIMIDGKIKILDTPKNLKRTYNAKDIQEVFFQLAKEAKRS
- a CDS encoding ABC transporter permease yields the protein MNIFLAIVKKESLHIIRDKRTMLIVFFMPIVQILLFGFALSMEVNHIKFSILNLSKDNTSKQISQTLINNPYFEFIQTYHDIKQMQDDFKNSKIDMTLIFDHNFAKNQIIQIAIDASDPNRASIINAYIENILLEQLDVQNFNIRFLYNPSSKSQYVFIPGLMGMILMLICAMMTSISIVREKENQTMQMLLSAPIRPFIIIFAKMLPYFFISNISLFIILLLSVFVLNIHIQGNLFILLCFCMLYIFLALSIGLFVSCITKTQASAMLICGMVFLIPIILLSGMIFPTESMPKILEFFTHLIPAKWFIIGIKKIMFMDVSLSFLLKELIILLSMSFIFLFASIKKFKDRIE
- a CDS encoding ABC transporter permease, which produces MLLKALLKKEFLQFKRNKFLPRLVLIYPLVLILIMPWATNLEVKNINIAVIDWDKSQSTKNIINTIANNKYFDKIYTFSTYQDAKKCIENNICDAILEFNSNFEHDFFKENKLNLSLYINAINGVKANISLIYINKIITSSLNLKQDKINILSNFKFNPNLNYQHYMIPALSTIVLTLLCGFLPAINIVSEKEKGNIEQINVSPISKFNFILAKLIMYWIIGIVAFSICLLVSFFIYDLYPKSNVLLLCAVVFIYILAISGFGIIISNYSNTIAQAMFVIFFFMMIFILMSGLFTSILSMPKWAYALSHLNPLKYFIESLRMIFLKEVDITNLYSNFIILGIFAIIFNCFAIISYKKRS
- the efp gene encoding elongation factor P, coding for MASYGMGDLKKGLKIEIDGIPFKIVEYQHVKPGKGPAFVRIKIKSFIDGKVLEKTFHAGDKCESPNLEEKQMQYLYDDGENCQFMDTQTYEQVAISDEDVGEAKKWMLDGTMVDVLFHNGKAIGVEVPQVMELKIIETAPNFKGDTQGSNKKPATLETGAVVQIPFHVLEGEVIRVDTVRGEYIERANK
- a CDS encoding alpha-ketoglutarate reductase / D-3-phosphoglycerate dehydrogenase translates to MKKIIVCDAILDKGVELLRKADDVELIEAAHLPKDELLTKLSDVDVAITRSSTDVDLKFINACSNLKALVRAGVGVDNVDIDECSKKGIIVMNVPTANTIAAVELTMNHLLCSARSFVNAHNFLKIQRRWEREKWYGVELMNKTLGVIGFGNIGSRVAVRAKAFGMKVIAYDPYVVASKMTDLGIECVNSLDTILTQSDFITIHTPKTKETTDMISFEEISKMKDGVRLINCARGGLYNEDALCEGLKSGKIAWLGIDVFNKEPATNHPFLDFENVSVTSHLGANTLESQENIAIQACEQALNAARGISYPNALNLPIKTEDLPSFVAPYIELISKMGFLAAQLDKTPIKAIKLESEGQISEYNESLLTFATVSVLRGILGENINYINAHFVAKDKGVELSSCILPSSGYSNKITIKVITDNSNLSISGTIFGENEQRIVELNGFDVDFKPKGKMIILNNNDIPGVIANVSGILAKNNVNIADFRLGRNGFGKALAVILLDAKISKALLEELRAVDACIFAEYAEI